The window CGTTGTCCGCGCCAATTATTATCCAGAGCCCAGAACATAGACAAAAATCCGAAGTAACCGTTCAGCCACCAAGGCACGAAGACACGAAGGGGAAATAAGAAATAATCCTTTAATCTTTGTCTCTTAGTGTCTTTGTGGCTGAACACTTACTATCCGTGCTAATCCGTGTCAATCAGTGGCTGAATAATTACCTTAAGAGTATCTTCTCAATATTTCGGGGAAAGTCAGTGATCGGTAATCGGTAATCGGTAACAACTGATTACTGGTTACCCTGATTTATTTAGATGATACCTCTTCCCCCCGGATGAGGCTAATTGGCGCTGACTATTCACCCAGTCTAACATATTATTTTTCTCCTGTCAATAGATGTTTAGAAGTAAAGTTTCCTTATTAATTTGCCGATGAAAGTAGAGGGGAGTATGTCTGGCCTTTCGAACTTCCTCGAAACCCCAAACTCGATTAGGGTGATCACCATGCATAAATCTTCCTGGCTAATGGCCATCTTATCCCCGGCAATCTTTTTCTCTTTTATCTTCGGATGTGGAAAAGAAGACAGAGATGATCTTATTTCTCCTGATACCACTAAACCTAAGGTCAGCAATGTTTTGGCTGCCCCTGAACGAACCACGGCCCAAATAAGCTGGCTAACCGATGAACCCGCTACCTCACGGGTAGAATATGGGCTGACTTTAAATCCTACTACCCTGCAAAGCGAAGATGACAGCCTGCTGACCCATCATAATATCCATCTTTCCAACCTGACCCCGGAGACAACTTATTTTTATCGTGTAAGGTCGAGAGATAGTAATCACAACTGGAATGAGGGCGACGAGGTGTTCATCTTTACGACCAGGTCGGCTGATGATCGCCCACCGGTAATTACCAACGTGAGGGCCCTTCCGGAGGCCAGGTGTGTGACCATCAAATGGGATACAGACGAGCCTGCTACCAGCCAGGTAGATTATGGTCGAACGAATCAATATAGCTCCTCTACTCCTTTTGAGGCCGACCTGGTGCGGGAGCACTCCATCCGCTTCTGCGGCCTAAGTTCTCAGACTACTTATTATTACCGGGTCAAATCCGAGGATGCCGCCGGCAACCTGGCCACTTCAGAGGCAGAACTCACCTTCACTACCGCTGAAGAAAAATGTCCTATTGCCCCTGTTATCTCTAATGTGGTTATTACTCCCGGTCCCACCTCAGCCACCATAAGTTGGCAGACCAATGTGCCTACTACTGCCCAGATTGCTTACGGGCAAACAACCGGTTATGGCTCATTGACTACTAAACAAACTACCCTTAAGACATCCCACTCGGTTACCTTGACTGGCTTATCTCAGGGAAGAGGTGGCTTATCTCAGGGAAGAGGATATCATTTTAAGATTATTTCTGAAGATGTCTGTGGCAACCAGGCCACACCCTCTGACGGCGTGGCAGATAGAACCTTTACTACCAGCGAAGAGGAATGCCCTGTTCCGCCGGTTATTTCCAACGTCTCAGTAACCCCTGAAACAGATTCGGCTATCATAGCCTGGAAAACAAACGTCCCGACCATTGGTCAGGTAAGTTACGGACAGACAAGCGCCTATGGTTCTTCAACCCCAAAAGAGACTACCTTCTCTCAGACCCATACAGTTACACTGACCGGACTGACCCCTGGCAGTGAATATCACTTTAGAATTTCGTCCGAGGATAAATGCGGCAATAAGGCCACACCCACCGACTCGATTACCGACCGCACCTTCCGGACTAAGGAAGGAGGAAAATGTCTGACTCCCCCGACCATATCAAGTGTCGCCTCTGAAGCAGATGGAACAAGGATAACTATCACCTGGACTTCTAACGTGCTTACTACCAGTCAGATCGAATATGGGCTTAGTTCCAATTATGGGCAGGAGACAGAAGAAGATACCCTTTTGACTATTGATCATCACGTAGAGTTACCCCCCCTTGAATCGGAAACGAC of the bacterium genome contains:
- a CDS encoding fibronectin type III domain-containing protein, which encodes MKVEGSMSGLSNFLETPNSIRVITMHKSSWLMAILSPAIFFSFIFGCGKEDRDDLISPDTTKPKVSNVLAAPERTTAQISWLTDEPATSRVEYGLTLNPTTLQSEDDSLLTHHNIHLSNLTPETTYFYRVRSRDSNHNWNEGDEVFIFTTRSADDRPPVITNVRALPEARCVTIKWDTDEPATSQVDYGRTNQYSSSTPFEADLVREHSIRFCGLSSQTTYYYRVKSEDAAGNLATSEAELTFTTAEEKCPIAPVISNVVITPGPTSATISWQTNVPTTAQIAYGQTTGYGSLTTKQTTLKTSHSVTLTGLSQGRGGLSQGRGYHFKIISEDVCGNQATPSDGVADRTFTTSEEECPVPPVISNVSVTPETDSAIIAWKTNVPTIGQVSYGQTSAYGSSTPKETTFSQTHTVTLTGLTPGSEYHFRISSEDKCGNKATPTDSITDRTFRTKEGGKCLTPPTISSVASEADGTRITITWTSNVLTTSQIEYGLSSNYGQETEEDTLLTIDHHVELPPLESETTYHYQVLSKDECGTLATPKDGITDRTFTTGEGKLGLGILPTAAVVKVGKEFPLEVWIENVTDLFGAAYKLKYETQRLELVEAGPDSFLGDEKEVIFFQSGTNGILDIANSKKSGAQGATGSGVITVFKFKGLKPGTTTISHVPDKVVLRDSAGGPLGDMGNITLRNATITIIP